The nucleotide window GCCCCAGCTGCCCCCttcccattacacacacacatacatccacGGATGCACACATAAGCACAGACATAGCCACAATTGTCAGGAGTTTATGGCCTTTGAGCATGCCACCACCCTTTACAGGGCAGCTGAAGTGAGAGGAAAAGAGTGGGAATAGaagatctttttttgtttattttttcctatttatttatttatttatttttaatttacatccaacttagttagcatatagtgcaataatgatttctggagtagattccagtgattcatcccctatgtataacacccagtgctcatcccaacaagtgtcttccttaatgccccttgcccatttaactcatccccccacccacaacccctctagcaatcctcagtttgttctctgtatttaagagtctcttatgttttgaccccctccttgtttttatattatttttgcttcccttcctttatgttcgtctgttttgtatcttaaattccacatacgagtgaagtcatatgatatttgtctttctctgactaatttcacttagcataatacttagcatcttgcaaatggcaagatttcattctttttgattgctgaataatactccattgtgtgtgtgtgtgtgtgtgtgtgtgtgtgtgtgtgtgtgtcacatcttctttatctgggAATAGATGATCTTTAATGAACTTTCTGACTCTGACATAAAGTACTTTCTGTAATGGGGGTGAAGACACAAGATAAGAAAGAAGAGCctcaaaaaaagcaaacacatgtGGAAACATGTAGCACAGGGCCAGACATCTAGTAGTGGCTCAATAAACAccacctcccctccttccttttctttcaccaGCAACATTTTAGGTGCCACAAACAAGTTTATTAAAGGGATGAGAGTGCACTGAGGGAGTggtgaggaggagaaagaggaggcaaAGGGTAAAAAAATAGGTTGAACTTTGTTTAAATTCCAGGCGTCCTCTAGGCTACCTTCCAGAAGAAGAGGTGGCTTTGCCACATACCCCATCAtccttggctttattttttcagaaactgGAGGGATGCTTAGATAATGGTCAGAACTAAGTGAGTAGATGAGAAGGAGGATGAATGATAAAGACAGGAGAAAAGGTGGTGCCCTTGATGAAGAAGTTAGGCAGGCAGTGTTAAGATGGCTAGCCCAAGAGTTCAGATCTTGGGTCAGCATATAGTAACTGCGTGGTCTTCAGCAAATGACTGCATTCCTGTTTCTTCAGTTGAAACATACTGGCCCTTACCATCTTATCCAGTTGATCTGAAAATCACCCAGAATGGTGCATGTGAATGTGTATTAGCAACTAAAGTAgggtgtccaggtggctcagtcggttaagtgtccaactcttggtttcagctcaggtcatgatctcacggttcatgagatggagccctgtgttggtctctgggctgacagtgttgagcctgctcaggattctctctctccctttctctctctctgctccttccctgctcacgtgcatgctctctctctctctctctctctcaaaacaaataaacataaaaaaaccccTAAAGTAAAGGGTTGTTTACATTATACCTATTATAATTGCAGCACCAGTACAAAATGTAAATGCAGGGCCCCTTGGTTAGaatgattaagaatttcaagacagccACAGCAGAGAAGTAAACCAAGCATAGGCCCttctgagatcaggacctggtgTCGATTGCACAGTTTGCATTCTCAGAAAGCTGACCCTGGGTAATTGCCTCACAGACTCATCAGACTCTTACAGACCTTTCTGTGCTCTGAGTCCTCAGCACATGCTTTATCATTAAAACGTGATTTTCAGCTCAGCACACTGGTTCATCTTCAGCTTCAGTGCCTTAGTCTTGAGGGGAGGgccattttttcttatattcttgcCACAGCACTGTGCTGGCACATGGTACATGGTCTCCTGATGTAAATATTCCTGATGGATCGAGGTGGCCTCCGTGTCATCATCACCCTTTTTATTCTCGGTATATGCCTCAGTACACTGGGCTTGCCACGACACTGTACCCAAACCAGCACCTGGTTCGTACTGTAGCAAGTATCACCCTCTCCTTCAATCAACCTAcgtacctttcctttccttccacaaGAATAATCATTTCATTTGCTTGGCACTTCACAGTATACAGTGCACCTCCACATAAACTTTAGTCAACAAGTAGGAGTTTATTGAGCATATACTAGGTGTCCAACCAGTGCTGGGCATTTTAAGGGATACAGAACAAGTATGAATCATCCTTGTCACTGAGAGGCTTATGGTCTAGTGGCAGCGGGGATGGGAAGGGTTGGCAGCAGTTCTGTAACATATGTGTCAATCAACTTCAGTTAGTAAATAGGTCAGACAGTGTCGTGGCAGACACAGAGACAAGTCAGAAGGCcaagtgtgtatatgtatacatatatatttacagtgtggtggagagaaggggagaatagTGTACATAGATGTACACTGGAAGGAGCCTTCATGGAAGGGTGGGTTTAGAGTAGAAACACATAAATAAAGATTCTGAGGCTGGACTGTGAACCTGACTGAGGGCTGTCCTGGCTTCCAATTGGTGTTCACCTGCAGGCACCTTATTCTTATTGGTTCGTTTGGTCACCTAGGCTTTTTTCCTCTCATCaaactagcatttattgaactTTGCCTGTGTGCTTAGTCTGATTTTCTATTGGGACATGTCAGATGCACCCCTGTCCCACCCAGGGACCTCCCTGAAGATGTAGTAAAGCAAGCCAGGGGATAACAGAGTCTTGAAAACACTGCTCAGGATGTGGGCTACTCTGTAGTCCCAAAGCTCACGAGGCAGCCCCCACTCCCACAGTTTCTCTGCTTGTCTGTCCCTGCTCCAGCTGGAAGCCTGTGGCAGAATACATCGATCAGCAGTTTGAGCAGTATTTCCGAGATGAGAGTGGCCTGAACCGCAAGAACATTCAAGACAACAGGGTGCACTGCTGCCTGTACTTCATCTCACCCTTCGGCCACGGGTATGGTCTGAGCCTGAGGCTCCCAACACTACCAGGTGCTGCCAAGGGAACAGGCTGGGAGCACCAGGGCAGGGCTGCCACTAGCAGGTGGTCACAGATTCCTATCTCCCAGGCTCCGGCCGTTGGATGTTGAATTCATGAAGGCCCTGCATCAGCGGGTCAACATCGTGCCTATCTTGGCTAAGGCGGACACACTGACCCCTCCTGAAGTGGAGCGCAAGAAACGCAAAGTGAGGGAAGCCGGTGGGGGGAGGGTAGCAACTGGGCTTCTGGAAAGGATGGGGTCCCCAGAACTGTGGGCCCTCATGTGTTTGCCAGATCCGAGAGGAGATTGAGCACTTTGGAATCAAGGTCTATCAGTTCCCAGACTGTGACTCTGATGAGGATGAAGACTTCAAATTACAGGACCAAGCCCTAAAGGTGGGGCTACGTGAGGGCATCCCTTTCCATCTTGTTTCTTCTGGGCAGAAGAGGGAAGTGGAATTCTATATAAGGGGTGGGAGAGCACGCTGCTTTTCTAGAGTGAAGCAGAAAAGATAAAGATATAGGTGAAAAAGAACAGGTGAGAACAGGGAGTATTGACCAGGCACCCTTAACTTCTTCCAGGAAAGTATCCCATTTGCTGTAATTGGCAGCAACACTGTGGTAGAGGCCAGAGGGCGGCGAGTTCGGGGCCGTCTCTACCCTTGGGGCATTGTGGAAGGTAAAGCATTGAGCTGGTGACCTGGGTATCTCCTTGCCCTCAGTGGCTCTCCCAGTGCTCCTGGTTGACCCCTAGCCTTGCTGTGCAGTGGAAAATCCAGGACACTGCGACTTTGTGAAGCTGAGGACAATGCTGGTGCGTACTCACATGCAGGACCTGAAGGATGTGACACGGGAGACACATTATGAGAACTACCGGGCACAGTGCATCCAGAGCATGACCCGCCTGGTGGTGAAAGAGAGGAATCGCAAGTATGACCAGAAGCCAGGACAGAGCTGGCAAGGGTGGGGATCCCAAGCACAGCCTTGAGTGAGACCAAgcccttcctttgttcttctaCAGACCCTGGGCTCAGTCCAAGCAGGTGCTGGGGTCCCCCTAGCCTTACCAaccctccttttcccttcccctcagcAAACTGACTCGAGAGAGTGGTACCGACTTCCCCATCCCTGCTGTCCCACCAGGGACAGATCCAGAAACTGAGAGGCTGATCCGAGAGAAAGATGAGGAGGTGAGAGCAGTGTGAGGTGGTAGGGGTTGACAGCCTGGGGGCAGTCCCTGCTTAACTATAAACCTCAGTATTTCTATCTGGGTTTAATGGTCCATTAAACCACCTGGACTTGTGGTTTAATGGTTCTACCCAGGGTCTCCATCACACCTCTGGGCTTCCATGGCCCTGGCTCAAGGGATTAGAGCTTGGGGGCACTTTGTTAACACTATAGGACTCTCTAAAAGGCCCCATTTTGATGGGTGTGCCTGTTCCAGCTGCGGCGGATGCAGGAGATGCTGCACAAAATCCAAAGACAGATGAAGGAGACCCATTAGCTGGCTTTCAATCCTGGATATTTAAATCTCCTCTTCATCCTGCCCAGGCCGGCCCGTCCCAGCACCAGCTCTGCTCAGGCCCCTGCAGCTACTGCCACTTCGCCTTACATCCCTGCTGCCTCCCCAGAGACTCAGAGGAAATAAAGTTTAACAAATCTATGGCTGCCATATGGTGTCACTGTCTGTATTTTTACCAGCCCCTGGAGACCAAGAAGATCCTAGGACCCACTTTTGAAAGGGTGCTGAAGGAGGGTGCTGGTTTCTGGCTTTTAGTAGGGAAAACTTTCCTTTCCTATGACAGGTTTCAGTCCCTGCCTAGAATCCAATCTGGCCTCTCCATCACACTGACCACAGCTCTATTATCTAGGGCCTGATCCCCTCTTCATCTTTCCCACATACAGTAGTTTCAGTTCTATAGAAGATTTGGATCTGAAATCTGCTCTTGGGAAAACATGTATTACCTGCATGCAGCCTCctgacttccttttttccctGATTTGGGGAAAGGGATATACAGAATTAAACTCTGCACTCTAGGAAGCCTGTGATACAACACTGAACAGTACGGAAACCCTTGTGATCTTCAAAAACTGTAGTAAGTGCTAGGAGTAAAGTACAATCGTTGTCCTGGAAGAGTTCAGtagtcatttaacaaatattaagcaTCTGCTAGGTTGCAGACACTGTTCTAGATCCTGGAGTTAAAGCGAACACGGGCAAGGTTCCTGTTTTGCTGGAATTTACCAGCTGTGGTAAAAGTTCCAATGTTCTATAAACAAAGACACGTGAAGATAGTTTTGTCCCCAGGGGCTAGTATTAAAGCATTCAGGCCAACTCCCAAAGTGAAGCTATCGGTCGAGAGTCTGAATCAACGGTTCTCCATTTAGGCTGGGTTGGTGGTGTCGCACGGCCACGGCGACCTCCAGCGGCCACCTTCAGCCATGCTGCCTGCTCTGGTTCCCCGGGGccggggagggagaaagggaggagcgAAGAGCGGGGTGAGTCCTGTTCCCACTCCTTACAGACCAGGTGGTCGCAGCTAGCTAGTGGCAACCTGAGATCCAGATTTCATCTCTCACAAGTGAGAGATCTTTACTCAGGACTGACGGCACCATGCAGGTCCCGAAGGACGGCAGGGTCGATTCACCGATGCAAAGTGAGGGTTGGAGGAACCCGTCAAGATGCAGAAGAGAGGAAACCCTTTCGCCTCTAGTCGAAGAAGACCGAGGCAGAGCCTCGAGCCTAGGCCTGCCTCCTCCCTTAGCCCGCGggtcttttctccctttctgggtTTGGGACGCGATGACCGCAGCGAAACCAAAACTGAAATGGATAAACTGAGGTGCCACCGGGGATCTATTTGAGAACTACACCCAAAGCACGGTCGTTGCCGGAAGTGGCTGTAGGGCCACTACCAGGCCCCGCCTCCAATTGCGCTACCAGAAGGCGACAGCCACCCCCCACTTCCGGCCCCTGGAGCCTAAGCCAGCAGCCCCCCTTTTACTGCTCTCCCATTGGCTGCCGCAGGGACGCGCTGTGATTTCTCATTGGTCGAGCCTCCTCTCCGGGGCCGCACCTCCTCCTCCCAGGTACTGTCTTGTCTTCCGACACCCGATAGGCTAAAGGCTGGGAGGGCGTCTGCCCTATTTGACCAATGAGCGGAGTGAAGAGTGAGGGCGGCGGCTGcgtggtgggggcagggcgggacTTGGTGTGGCTATTGGCCAGGGCGCGCACAGACCGGAGATACGATTGGTTGGGGTAAGAGGCACCGTGGTGGGGTCGAAGCTGCGCGGCCTCAGCAGCTGGGGGAGACGGAAGTGGTGAGAGCGCGGCCTCGGAGGGTCGGGCGGACGCCGCCTGGGTGAGTCACCGTGCCCCGTGCACTGCCAGTCTGGGAACCGCAACGACTGCGTcttgccccgccccgccccagcccctccgcttttcaTGAGCCCCGCCCTCTGTCATTCGGGGCCCCGCCTCCGAATCTTTAGGCTCCGCCCCTAGAACCTGGACACCTGGGCCCTTATGCCAGCCTggcccgccccccctcccccccctcgcCCCGGGGCCAGATCCCCTTGGTCTGGGAGCCCTGGGCATCGCAGGTCTGGTCcttgtccttcccttcctccctccctccgtttCCCTGAGGCTGCGTGCCAGTGGGCGGTGAGGC belongs to Acinonyx jubatus isolate Ajub_Pintada_27869175 chromosome E1, VMU_Ajub_asm_v1.0, whole genome shotgun sequence and includes:
- the SEPTIN4 gene encoding septin-4 isoform X2, with protein sequence MWAGAGRPREGAERSRVSVHDDKEYVGFATLPNQVHRKSVKKGFDFTLMVAGESGLGKSTLVNSLFLTDLYRDRKLLGAEERIMQTVDITKHAVDIEEKGVRLRLTIVDTPGFGDAVNNTECWKPVAEYIDQQFEQYFRDESGLNRKNIQDNRVHCCLYFISPFGHGLRPLDVEFMKALHQRVNIVPILAKADTLTPPEVERKKRKIREEIEHFGIKVYQFPDCDSDEDEDFKLQDQALKESIPFAVIGSNTVVEARGRRVRGRLYPWGIVEVENPGHCDFVKLRTMLVRTHMQDLKDVTRETHYENYRAQCIQSMTRLVVKERNRNKLTRESGTDFPIPAVPPGTDPETERLIREKDEEDSLKGPILMGVPVPAAADAGDAAQNPKTDEGDPLAGFQSWIFKSPLHPAQAGPSQHQLCSGPCSYCHFALHPCCLPRDSEEIKFNKSMAAIWCHCLYFYQPLETKKILGPTFERVLKEGAGFWLLVGKTFLSYDRFQSLPRIQSGLSITLTTALLSRA
- the SEPTIN4 gene encoding septin-4 isoform X1, with protein sequence MIKRFLEATDDTELNKFVKDFPGSESCHQPEAKTWVSRPQVLEPKPQAPDLYQDDLEFKGPSWPQPSDSQQYFSASAPLSPSARPRSPWGKLDPYDSSEDDKEYVGFATLPNQVHRKSVKKGFDFTLMVAGESGLGKSTLVNSLFLTDLYRDRKLLGAEERIMQTVDITKHAVDIEEKGVRLRLTIVDTPGFGDAVNNTECWKPVAEYIDQQFEQYFRDESGLNRKNIQDNRVHCCLYFISPFGHGLRPLDVEFMKALHQRVNIVPILAKADTLTPPEVERKKRKIREEIEHFGIKVYQFPDCDSDEDEDFKLQDQALKESIPFAVIGSNTVVEARGRRVRGRLYPWGIVEVENPGHCDFVKLRTMLVRTHMQDLKDVTRETHYENYRAQCIQSMTRLVVKERNRNKLTRESGTDFPIPAVPPGTDPETERLIREKDEEDSLKGPILMGVPVPAAADAGDAAQNPKTDEGDPLAGFQSWIFKSPLHPAQAGPSQHQLCSGPCSYCHFALHPCCLPRDSEEIKFNKSMAAIWCHCLYFYQPLETKKILGPTFERVLKEGAGFWLLVGKTFLSYDRFQSLPRIQSGLSITLTTALLSRA
- the SEPTIN4 gene encoding septin-4 isoform X6; amino-acid sequence: MDHSLGWQGSSVPEDRTEAGIKRFLEATDDTELNKFVKDFPGSESCHQPEAKTWVSRPQVLEPKPQAPDLYQDDLEFKGPSWPQPSDSQQYFSASAPLSPSARPRSPWGKLDPYDSSEDDKEYVGFATLPNQVHRKSVKKGFDFTLMVAGESGLGKSTLVNSLFLTDLYRDRKLLGAEERIMQTVDITKHAVDIEEKGVRLRLTIVDTPGFGDAVNNTECWKPVAEYIDQQFEQYFRDESGLNRKNIQDNRVHCCLYFISPFGHGLRPLDVEFMKALHQRVNIVPILAKADTLTPPEVERKKRKIREEIEHFGIKVYQFPDCDSDEDEDFKLQDQALKESIPFAVIGSNTVVEARGRRVRGRLYPWGIVEVENPGHCDFVKLRTMLVRTHMQDLKDVTRETHYENYRAQCIQSMTRLVVKERNRNKLTRESGTDFPIPAVPPGTDPETERLIREKDEELRRMQEMLHKIQRQMKETH
- the SEPTIN4 gene encoding septin-4 isoform X4 → MIKRFLEATDDTELNKFVKDFPGSESCHQPEAKTWVSRPQVLEPKPQAPDLYQDDLEFKGPSWPQPSDSQQYFSASAPLSPSARPRSPWGKLDPYDSSEDDKEYVGFATLPNQVHRKSVKKGFDFTLMVAGESGLGKSTLVNSLFLTDLYRDRKLLGAEERIMQTVDITKHAVDIEEKGVRLRLTIVDTPGFGDAVNNTECWKPVAEYIDQQFEQYFRDESGLNRKNIQDNRVHCCLYFISPFGHGLRPLDVEFMKALHQRVNIVPILAKADTLTPPEVERKKRKIREEIEHFGIKVYQFPDCDSDEDEDFKLQDQALKESIPFAVIGSNTVVEARGRRVRGRLYPWGIVEVENPGHCDFVKLRTMLVRTHMQDLKDVTRETHYENYRAQCIQSMTRLVVKERNRNKLTRESGTDFPIPAVPPGTDPETERLIREKDEELRRMQEMLHKIQRQMKETH
- the SEPTIN4 gene encoding septin-4 isoform X5, which produces MDDKEYVGFATLPNQVHRKSVKKGFDFTLMVAGESGLGKSTLVNSLFLTDLYRDRKLLGAEERIMQTVDITKHAVDIEEKGVRLRLTIVDTPGFGDAVNNTECWKPVAEYIDQQFEQYFRDESGLNRKNIQDNRVHCCLYFISPFGHGLRPLDVEFMKALHQRVNIVPILAKADTLTPPEVERKKRKIREEIEHFGIKVYQFPDCDSDEDEDFKLQDQALKESIPFAVIGSNTVVEARGRRVRGRLYPWGIVEVENPGHCDFVKLRTMLVRTHMQDLKDVTRETHYENYRAQCIQSMTRLVVKERNRNKLTRESGTDFPIPAVPPGTDPETERLIREKDEELRRMQEMLHKIQRQMKETH
- the SEPTIN4 gene encoding septin-4 isoform X3, with translation MDDKEYVGFATLPNQVHRKSVKKGFDFTLMVAGESGLGKSTLVNSLFLTDLYRDRKLLGAEERIMQTVDITKHAVDIEEKGVRLRLTIVDTPGFGDAVNNTECWKPVAEYIDQQFEQYFRDESGLNRKNIQDNRVHCCLYFISPFGHGLRPLDVEFMKALHQRVNIVPILAKADTLTPPEVERKKRKIREEIEHFGIKVYQFPDCDSDEDEDFKLQDQALKESIPFAVIGSNTVVEARGRRVRGRLYPWGIVEVENPGHCDFVKLRTMLVRTHMQDLKDVTRETHYENYRAQCIQSMTRLVVKERNRNKLTRESGTDFPIPAVPPGTDPETERLIREKDEEDSLKGPILMGVPVPAAADAGDAAQNPKTDEGDPLAGFQSWIFKSPLHPAQAGPSQHQLCSGPCSYCHFALHPCCLPRDSEEIKFNKSMAAIWCHCLYFYQPLETKKILGPTFERVLKEGAGFWLLVGKTFLSYDRFQSLPRIQSGLSITLTTALLSRA